One stretch of Miscanthus floridulus cultivar M001 chromosome 18, ASM1932011v1, whole genome shotgun sequence DNA includes these proteins:
- the LOC136522069 gene encoding uncharacterized protein: protein MVAMAAPGRAALLAVALLFGAFFPSASAASSYPARIAGRLLSTTASAVAKQLWSLKSAATKTATAAVAGRSMVRYEGGYAVDTVFDGSKLGIEPHAVEITPAGDLLVLDSINSNIYRVQLPLSPYSRLKLLAGSPEGLSGHVDGRLREVRMNHPKGFTVDDKGNIYVADAMNMAIRKISDTGVTTIAGGKSIRGGHIDGPSYDAKFSTDFEIQYISSSCSLLVIDRGNQAIREIPLNDDDCAYQYEAGFPLGFALLCAAGFFGYMLALVQRRLLGMASTTDEPQAPPRPSIASIPPYQKPLNPYVCQPFIPREETAKQETEEGLFTSAGKLIGGAKSSVAEIFGFKKKRVSSPYHQQQRRANPWPVQESYAIPHDEHPPALDTRAPTPQKNYSLMTKEPEKIHYVRHGHPYFNSWDGHRHPQQQPDPQLYHQQQHLQQHRQYSAGPQTFYEQSCEATNEIVFGAVQEVDSKQRMVEIKAVNYGDTFYEQYGMRYRNNFIGYNNNNSNNY, encoded by the exons atggtggccatggcggcgccaGGGCGAGCGGCGCTCCTGGCCGTCGCGCTCCTCTTCGGCGCCTTCTTCCCGTCCGCGTCCGCCGCGTCCTCCTACCCCGCAA GGATTGCGGGCAGGCTCCTGTCCACCACGGCGTCGGCGGTGGCCAAGCAACTGTGGTCGCTCAAATCGGCCGCCACCAAGACGG CGACGGCGGCCGTGGCGGGGCGGTCCATGGTGCGGTACGAGGGCGGGTATGCGGTGGACACGGTGTTCGACGGCAGCAAGCTGGGGATCGAGCCGCACGCCGTCGAGATCACCCCGGCCGGCGACCTCCTCGTGCTCGACTCCATCAACAGCAACATCTACAGGGTCCAGCTGCCGCTGTCACCAT ATAGCAGACTAAAGCTCCTTGCTGGTTCTCCAGAAGGTTTATCTGGCCATGTGGATGGAAGGCTGAGAGAAGTGAGGATGAACCATCCTAAGGGTTTCACTGTGGACGATAAGGGCAACATTTATGTTGCAGACGCTATGAACATGGCAATAAGAAAGATCAGTGATACAG GGGTTACAACCATTGCTGGGGGAAAATCAATTAGAGGAGGGCACATAGATGGGCCCAGTTATGATGCAAAATTCTCAACTGATTTTGAGATCCAGTACATTAGTAGTAGCTGCTCTCTCTTGGTCATTGATAGAGGAAACCAAGCAATTCGAGAGATTCCACTCAACGATGATGACTGTGCATATCAGTATGAAGCTGGTTTTCCACTAG GGTTTGCATTGCTTTGTGCTGCTGGTTTCTTTGGTTATATGCTTGCATTGGTCCAACGCCGGCTTTTAGGGATGGCATCAACAACAGAT GAACCTCAAGCGCCTCCAAGACCTAGCATTGCAAGTATCCCTCCATACCAGAAGCCTTTAAATCCTTATGTTTGTCAACCATTCATCCCAAGAGAAGAAACTGCAAAACAGGAAACTGAAGAGGGGTTGTTCACCTCAGCTGGCAAACTCATTGGAGGGGCAAAATCATCTGTGGCTGAGATATTTGGTTTCAAGAAGAAGCGCGTGAGCAGCCCATACCATCAGCAGCAACGAAGAGCCAACCCTTGGCCAGTGCAAGAAAGCTATGCCATCCCACATGATGAACACCCTCCAGCACTGGACACAAGAGCACCAACCCCTCAGAAGAACTACAGCTTGATGACAAAGGAGCCTGAGAAGATCCACTACGTCCGCCATGGGCACCCGTATTTCAATAGCTGGGACGGTCACCGTCATCCTCAGCAGCAGCCGGACCCGCAACTGTATCACCAGCAGCAGCACCTGCAGCAGCACAGGCAGTACTCTGCAGGCCCACAGACATTTTACGAGCAGAGCTGTGAGGCTACAAATGAGATCGTCTTTGGCGCGGTCCAGGAGGTGGACAGCAAGCAGCGCATGGTCGAGATCAAGGCCGTGAACTATGGAGACACATTCTATGAGCAGTACGGAATGCGCTACCGCAACAATTTCATTGGCTACAATAACAATAACAGTAACAACTATTGA